From Pseudomonas sp. stari2:
AGAAACGCTTGAGCAGGGTTTCTTCATCGGCATCCAGATACAGAACGTCGCACTGGATGTGCCGGCTGCGGACTTCCTCAAGCAACTCCGGAAAACGCGAAAGATGGCTTGGCAGGTTGCGTGCATCGATCGATACCGCGACCAGTGGCTGAGACAGTTCCGTATGAATCAGTGCGCGTTCCGCCAGCTCCGGCAGCAAGCCGGCCGGCAGATTGTCGATGCAGTAGTAGCCGTTGTCCTCGAGGACATCCAGGGCCGTACTTTTGCCCGAGCCGGAGCGGCCACTGACGATGATCAAGCGCATGTTTAGTGCCCGTTTTGCTCGTCCAGGACAACCTGATACAAGGCTTCGTTGGTGGTGGCGCGACGCAGCTTTTCGCGTACTTCCTTGCGATCGAGCATGCTGGCGATCTGGCGCAGCAGTTCCAGGTGTGCATCGGTGGCAGCTTCCGGGACCAGCAGCACGAACAGCAGGTCCACCGGTGCGCCATCGATGGCATCGAAATCGATAGGGGCTTCAAGGTGCATCAAGGCGCTGATGGGCGATTCACAACCCTTGAGGCGGCAATGGGGAATGGCGATGCCGTTGCCAAAACCGGTCGAACCGAGTTTTTCACGGGCAATCAGCGCCTCGAAGACATCTTGCATCTCCAGATCCGGCTTTTCCCGGGCGATCAGGTTGGCAATTTGTTCGAGGGCTTTCTTTTTACTGCCGCCCGGCACGTTCACCAGGGAACGGCCGGGGGTCAGGATGCTTTCAAGTCGGATCATGGGGGTGGGGGTTATCGACCGGTAGCGCCCTGAAGCAGGCTCTGGGTCTTTTCCTTATGCTTTTTGAGTTGTTTATCAAGCTTGTCGGTCAGCGCGTCGATCGCTGCGTACATATCGGTATGTTCCGCGTTTGCGACGACCTCGTTGCCGGGAATATGCAGCGTGGCTTCGATTTTCTGCTTCAGCTTCTCGACGCACATCGTGACTTGCACGTTGGTGATCTTGTCGAAATGCCCCTCAAGCCTCTTGAGCTTTTGCTCAACGTACTCACGGAGAGGTTGGGTAACTTCCAGTTGGTGTCCACTGATGTTGACTTGCATACAGCTTCTCCTTCGTTGCCAGTGCATAAAGCGGCAGGCCGAAGAGCCTGCCACT
This genomic window contains:
- the ptsN gene encoding PTS IIA-like nitrogen regulatory protein PtsN, yielding MIRLESILTPGRSLVNVPGGSKKKALEQIANLIAREKPDLEMQDVFEALIAREKLGSTGFGNGIAIPHCRLKGCESPISALMHLEAPIDFDAIDGAPVDLLFVLLVPEAATDAHLELLRQIASMLDRKEVREKLRRATTNEALYQVVLDEQNGH
- the raiA gene encoding ribosome-associated translation inhibitor RaiA; the encoded protein is MQVNISGHQLEVTQPLREYVEQKLKRLEGHFDKITNVQVTMCVEKLKQKIEATLHIPGNEVVANAEHTDMYAAIDALTDKLDKQLKKHKEKTQSLLQGATGR